AGATATTATACCTAGTTTATCACTTgtccatctcttttatttttatttaacatgatAGTGCTATTAATTACTTTTACATTGCTATGATAAAATACTTGACAAGGAATGAACTAAggaaagaaagtgtttatttaagTGTATAGTCATGATGATCATCTTACAGTAGTGATACAAAGTTGGAAAGCAGTACACTAGTGAGGCTATTCAACGTAGTTATAGTTGCACTCACCTGTAGCATatataagaaaatgagaaaagagagTTTCAGAAATTCCAGGATAAAATAAGAGATTAGAAGTTTTCCCCATGCTACATTGTCCATGAGAGGAATCAAGTTGAAAAGTAatataatatttgaaatatacaTGTATGAGGGATTGAAAATGAGATGTCGGGACATATAACAGGAAGTAAAACCTGAATGACAGTGCACTGAAAAGTAGGAAACAGTCCGTTCTCCTCTCCCAGGTGAAAAACATCCCAAATTCATAACTACAATGTAAGACTGAACAATACAAACATCTCGGgtgtgagggcgatctggctgtgacatctgtcaccccactgatcaccagggttgattcagctgatctggctggctaggcgggtgtcctCTTCTTTCCTCACCACTCCATGTGCGTCCCTCCTGAAGTGTGAGCTTGGTCAAAGAGGATAACCTTCCCAAATACAGGAGGACTgcactcccctgctagaacctccaaacaagctctcaaagaGCTCTTGTGCCTAAAAAATAGTATCCTTGGCCTCAGGAGAAATCTGTGGCTTTGGGAAATATTAAATCTTATGAAGTTCTGTCTGACTATGAAATCCTTTGTTTACTTTGCACTTAATTATATAAAACATGATATGTCAagaagcacatttaaaaaaattttattgacttcAATAAATATAgactatggggctagagagatggcttagcggttgagcgcttgcctgtgaagcctaagcatcccGGTttgacccaggttagccagatgcacaagggggcgcccaggtctggtattcgtttgcagtggctggaggccctggtgcacccattccctctctctatctgcctctttctctctctgtctgtcactctcaaataaataaaatggatcaaagaaattaagaaaaatatgtagACTATGATCAATCCCCTTCCACcacccctttcttcttcccaaatcCCTACTCTATTGAACCTCTTCTTTCAAACTagactcttacatttttttaattttttatttatttgagagcaacagacagagaaagaggcagagagagaggagagtgggcacgccagggcttctagccactgcaaacgaactccagatgtgtgcacccccttgtgcatctggctagggtgggtcctggggaatcaagcctcgaaccagggtctttaggcttcacaggcaagcgcttaaccactaagccatctgttgcagtccggttcacattgctggtagaaatcacccaaccaagagtagcttctgggaaaaagagatttattttggcttacaggctcgaggggaagctccacgatggcaggggaaaacgatgacatgagcagagggtggacatcaccccctggccaacagaaggtggaccacagcaacaggagggtatgccaaaaactggcatggggaacctggctataaagcccttaagcccgcccccaacaatacactccctccaggaggcattaattcccaaatatccatcagctgggaacctagcattcagaacacctaagtttatgggggacaccggaatcaaaccaccacaccatctctccagccccagattcttatattttgatgtcatcatttttcctcctattatgtaggtcttataTGTGGGATCATGCATATCAAGACTACTTGTTGTTTGAGTgacagcattataagcagtcttccccttcctttgactcttatattcttcctaccacctcttccttagtggtctctgagccttggagtaaGGAATAGAAATGTCTCACTTGTGCTGAATAATTCCAATATCACTTCTCAGCTCTTTCTTTAGTTTTGAATTATCCCAGTGCTCACCGCCAttggaaaagagaaacttctttaaccaaaaatggGAGTAGCAATAGTATAATTGTGAGAAATATTTTCTCAGTAAATAATACCtgatcagggggctggagggatggcgtagctgttaaagcacttgcctgcaaagccaaaggacccaggttcgattcctcagattagccagatgtaaaagggggcgcacgtgtctagagttcatttgcagtgactggaggccctgatacgtgcccattctctatctctttctctgtcaaataaataaaagtaagataaTAGCTGACCAAATATTGGGAAGCATAAGTGAGGAAATGCCCTGTTTATGATAATGAACATAATAAGTATTTTGTTTCTCAGCAGTACTAAAGATTTCACAGCAAACAAAGCCATATGAACGTACACCACTCCAGAAGATTGTCTTTCACATGCCTCACCTCACTcagaatcaaaaaattcatacaagtgagaagccatatgaatgtaatgaatgtgggaaggCTTTCTACTATAAGTCAGCATTCACTGTGCATCAGAGAgcccacacaggtgagaagccatatgagtgtaatgaatgtgggaaagctttttcCGCTAAGTTCACACTCACTGTACATCAGAGAacccacacaggtgagaagccatatgaatgtaatgaatgtgggaaagctttttcCACTAAGTCAAAActcactgtgcatcagagaacCCACACAGGTGTGAAGCCATATGAATGCAAAGAATGTGGGAAAATTTTTCACCAGAAGGCAAAACTCACTGTGCATGAGAGAGCTCATATAAATGAGAAACCATATTAATGGCTTTCTCCCAGAAGTCATACCTCACTctgcatcagagaattcataaaaataaagaagcaaggctggagaaatggcttagcggttaagtgcttgcctgagaagcctaaggaccccagtccaagacttgaatccccaggacccacataagccagatgcacaaggtgacgcatgcctctggagttcgtttgcagtggctggaggctctggtgtgcccattcattcattcatttctcttcctctttctgtctctccctctccctctttctctcatctctcaatgtcaaataaataaataaaatattttttaaaaaatgaagaagcgTAGGAATGTAGTGAATGTAGGAAAGCTTTCTTTTCCAGGTCAAAACATGCTATCCATCAGAGGTCTCATACAGGTGAGAATCCATATGAATGGAATGAATGTGGCAAAGATTTCTGCTGCAGGGCAAATCTCAGAAGACATCCAAGAACTCATACAGGTGAAAATCCATGTGATTGTAGTGAGTATGGAAGGGGTTTCTTTCAGAAGTCACTCTTCACTCTCCTTCAGAAAACTCATACATGTGATTAATCATACAAATGTAGTGAATGTGGGAAAACTTTCTTCAAGTTGCACCTCtctgcatcagagaactcataaaGTCAACATATGAGTATGGAAAAGTTTCTACACCAAGTCCAAACAGAAGCAGAGCACTCAAACTGGTGATAAGCCTTATGAATATGCAGAATGAAGGAAATCTTTGTATTGCAAGTCATACCTCACTGAACATGACAGAACACATAAACTGTGCAAGCCCTATGAGTGTACAAAATATAGAAACGTTTTCACTCAAAAGTTCCAACACTGTATATAAGACAATTTTTTCTGCAACTTAGAACACCTTGGCAATAAAAGTGACAATACTGTGACTAGTTATAACTTGACATAAGACAACACATACAAGGTGAGGGTGTTAAATGTGAAAAATACACTTTATCCTGTGAGAGCTTAGTAGAATGCAGAagacttgtttttttaaaaaaatatttatttatttacttgagagtgaaagacagagagaaagaggtagagaaagagagagaatgggtgcaccagggcctacagccactgcaaacgagctccagatgcgtgcacccccttgtgcatctggctaacgtgggtcctgaggaatcgagcctcaaaatggtgtccataggcttcacaggcaagtgcttaacatctaagccatctctctatcccagaagacatatttttaaaaacctcatgagggctgaagggatggcttaacagttaagacatttgcctgcaaagccaaaggacccaagttcaattctccgggacccacgttagccagatgagcaagggggtgcacacgtctagattgcatttgcagtgtctggaggccctggtgtacccattctctcactcttcctatttctttgtcaaataaattaagtaagtattttttaaacCTCATGGATTTAAGGACTGCCAGTTATTAAGCCTCATATCCCCAGCTGGTATGGTATCTGAGTGGTAgatccttactggaggaggtttATCACTGGGTGCAGACTTCTGAGTTTTGTTAGTCCAGCCCTACCTCAGCATTGCCTAGCaaactcactcttgctgctacctccaagCTTATGTAATACTTTGTGATGCCTACCCTCTGCTATACCAAGCTTTCTCCAACATGATAAAACTTCCAAAaattgtaagtctgaaataaagccGATCTTCTTTATGTTGCTCTGCTTATGTGTGTTGTCCCAGTAGCAAGAATGTAACTGCAACAAGACGAAAGGACCCACCATAAACCAAGGCTGGGTATTTGGACTgtacaaagaagagaaagatatgTGAACATTCAGGATTCAGTGTCCCTTCTCTATTTCCTTCCCATGGATCCAAATATATCGCTCCTGCTTCCTGCTGTATGTTTTTCCAGTCATAATGACTGCCCCTTGgcaatataaactttttttttccttaagctgcttctgatgtagggtattttgtctcagcaacaagaaaatagctAATACAGTAAATAACATCgcaaatttttcaaaaagaatttaaGTCTCATTCTGTATCTTAAAAGTTGACCAGGTAAATGATTATATACACCAAATAGTTTAGCCAGATTCAATGGTACATGCTTTTGATTCCATCCCACTTTTAGGTACTGGTGCTGGAGATTCACTGAAAGTAAACCCTATATTATATAAGAGCAAAACACCACATCAAAATTacaggaaaagggctggagagatggcttagcggttaagcgcttgcctgtgaagcctacggaccccgattcgaggctcggttccccaggtcccacgttagccagatgcacaagggggcgcacgtgtctggagttcgtttgcagaggctggaagccctggcgcgcccattctctctctctctccctctatctgtctttctctctgtgtctgtcgctctcaaataaataaataaataattttttaaaaaattacaggaaaacattctaaattttttttgttcatgcatttatttatttatttgagagcgacagacacagaaaggcagagagagagtgagaacaggcatgccagggcctccagccactgcaaacgaactccagatgcatgcgcccccttgtgcatctggctaatgtgggtcctggggtattgagcctcaaaccagggtccttaggcttcacaggcaagcacttaacagctaagccatctctctagcccaggaaaacATTCTAGTATAATTGTTCCTTACTAATGACAGAACCCACatcataaggaaaagaaaatgttgcaGAATGGTTATTGAAACACAAGAGCACTCCAAAAGTGATCCAGCATAAAAGTACAATGTAGGAATATAGGCTGCCATATTTCACCTGACTGCTCCAAGTATCTCTACCAGAAATCCTATAAATGTAAGAATTGTGGAAAACCCATTCACACATTAGCAGGTATCATATCACCAAGGTGagttatgtttaaaaaattgggctggttGTTCATCAGTGGCAGTATACTTTTTAGTGTTGTATATAATCAGCACGTATTTGGGATTCAGTAGTTGTTACATATCCTTTTGAATTTGAAAATTATgctcatagccaggcatggtggcacacgcctttaatcccagcactcgggaggcagaggaaggaggatcactgtgagttggaggccaccctgagaatacagagtgaattccaggtcagcctgggctagagtgagaccctacctcaagaaccaaaagaaaaaaaataaaaattatgctcAGGAATTTATGAGGAGAAATTATAAAGCTTTGTTTTCCATTTGCATTGCTgtgatcattttcagtgaaagtttatttttttgtacttttattattagagaaagagaaaatatgtgcaccaagggaactccagatgtaagcagccactttgtgcatttggctgtacatgggtcctggggaatcaaacctaggtaatTAGGCTTTATAATCAAaaaccttaaccgctgagctatccctccagccctcataattattttagaggtagagtcttggTCAGTAGTCCATTCCATCTGTGAACTCATTGTAGCTGTTGCTGTTCTGTTGATGTCCTACTTAATCCTCTTGAGTGCTTGAACTAGAAGCATTGTCACCATAAATTTCAACAGTATGTGAGCATTTTTGgtaatgctttaaattttttttttttttcgaagtagggccttgctctatcccaggctgacctggaattcactatgtagtcacagggtggccttgaactcacaactattctcctacctctgcctcccaagtgctaggtttaaaggcatgtgccactacacccagctcaaatTTTTATACATAAAACTTGTGCAAGAACATGGTAAtttagtgtggtgatttgattcaggtgtcccctataaacttagttattctgaatgctaggttcccagctgatggaaatttgggagttaatgccttctggaggcagtgtattgtgggcagacttctgggtattatagccagtgtccccttgccaatgtttggcacattctcctgttcctgttgtccaccttatgtgggtcagcgggcaatgtccacccactgctcatgccatcattatcccctgccatcgtggagcttccccttgagcctataagccaaaataaacctctttttcccacaagctgctcttggttcagtCATTTCTACCAGTCAGTTTTCCTTTTTAGAAAAacagtttgtttatttgtaagtagagagagaaagaataggcatgtcagagcttttagccaccacagacaaactccagatgaatgcaccaccctgtgcatttgatgggttcttgagaattgaacctgggtccctatgctttacaggcaaacaccttaactgctaagccatcttttcagccctggaTGTCAGTTTTCAAATGGAGTTAAATATGGTGTTGTCAATTATAACATGTAATTGCCAATAAACTAACATAATGACATTCCTAATTAGTCAGTGTCTTGTAGAATTTGTTATAATTGGAAATGGTAATTCATATTGACTCTAGTGGACAGAGTCAACTATTCTGCCCAACAGGTGAGAGTTTATGTAACACCCTAAAAATGTGTTGGGTGTATTGGCACTTTGTGTTGTTATAATGGTACAAAGCATAAGTATGCATACATAGCACATGCACTGTTTGTTTAACAAATACAGTGACTGGAGGTGAGACTGTCAGTGATTGCAGTACATGCCTCTCCCTATATGCCATCCTGATTGCAAACCTTAGCATGAACAAATTACTGTTAAATAGGTAGATATTgtggtttgttttgtctttctatGAAGGACCAGATATCTGACTAAAACTCCTTAAGGGTGGATGTATTTGCTGTGGATCTTTTCAGGGAACCCAGTTATTGCCTGCGTGACCTCATGCTTACGGCCAGAATACCCTCATGGCAAGAATGTATTATAGTGGATTTCCTTACCATTATGACACACAGGGAGCAAACAGCAAACAAGAGATTGGATGGTAGATGTAGTCTTCCAGAGCATTAGCTCTAGTAGTCTAGATTCAACTAGACCACATCTGGAAAAGCTTATATCAGCTATTGTAGTACCACACTGAGGAGCAATCGGTCAAAATAGCAGACTGTGAGGGATATTATTTCATTCTCAACCCAAAGTACACTATTATTTTCAGCATGATATATAATTCTacctcatttatatttttaactataATAGCTTATGTATCCTAGAATTTTAATCTGgttgcttaaaaatatttattagctttttttgggggggggtgaggtagggttttactctagtccaagctgacctggaattcattgtgtagtctcaggatgccctcgaactcatgatgatcctcctacctctgcctctcgagtgctgggattaaaagcgtgtgccaccacacccagcttttattggCATTTCTACAATATATCCAAAACAGCCAATAAAGTGttgattaatatatatgtatacattcatCATGCATTTATTTTAGCAATATCAAGACCACACAAAGGGAAATCACCTCATATCCAGATGCGCCAAGAAGTCTTGCTTATAGGAACAGATTTCTCAAGGGACTCCTTTCAAACCACAGGACCTTCTGCAGCTGTCCATTGTCAGTGCTCCAACTGTGGCTTTGATTTTGGAGACTCTTGTTTAGCCACTCACTCTTAATACCTGTGACAGCTTGGAGATTTTATTTCAGCCATAAAAGCTAAAGATGTCTTCTGGATAATGCCACTTTCAGCCATTCCAGATGAACTTGACGACATTTGATCTATAAGTCCTTCATCTGATGAGAAAGTATTGGCTGTTAAATCCATAACAGCCAGTAGCAAGTGTGTCTGGGCCTATAAATAGCATGTCTCACTTTCAAAAGGCCAGTTCAGGAGATAGGCCTCCAATGCACTTACTCTCATTTTGCAGCATTTGAAACCAATGAAGCCTTATCCATATGGGTTTATTACCTAATGGTAGTTATCAAAGATTCACAGGGCTGAGCTGATTGCAAAATTGTAGACAACTCAATAACTGAAATGTGGCTTCCAATTTTCAAAGTGGCCAGGAGAAGCTGGAAGATTGTGGACAAGCTTAGTAGTAGAGATACTGTTACCAGAACCGCAAGGCAAAACCTTGTGGTTTGCTAAGATTGTGCCAGAGATACAGCCACAGATACTAAGAGAGTTATAAAGATGCACCAAGACTTATTAACTGCAACCAATGAGGAGCTGTGTAGAGTGGTGAAGAGTCAAGAAACTTAGCTCCAACATTGTGAGAATGCTGTGTGCTGGTCAGTGGCACTTAAAACAGCCTTCAAATATAATCCTATGCACTAACATCCTACATGACAatgtcttgatttttaaaaaatgttttatttttaacttatttatttgagaggggaaagaggcagagaggagggaatggtcgtgccagggcttccagccacggcgaatgaactccaggtgcatgctccaccttgtgcatctggcttaggtgggtactgaggaattgaaccgaggtcctttggctttgtaggcaagtgccttaactgctaagccatctctccagccccacaatgtctTGATTTTTGAAAGCCAAGAGAAATACACACTTCTGACACTCAAAGCTTGCAGGTGATAATAGAAGCTACAACAAAGAAATCAGTGGCTTTACCTAGGTGCTTTTGGTGGAGCCATAGGGATTTAACTCCCTTCATAGAATAGTGTGTTTCTACCTTGTACATGTTAAATCTTTGGATAGAACTAAAATCTTGGGTTTTAATTCAGTTCTATTGTGCCCCTCTCTATATCTCTGGACATCTCATTTCCTAGAGAATAAATATCATCTAAGAGAAATGAATATGCATTATTCAATGTTCGAGCTCTTATGGCTTATTCCTTCCATGCCCTTGGGGTGCCTTGTACTTGGAAACTGTAGCTCAGTTCATAACATCCTCTGTGATCTGAAGAAGATAGTATTTTATTTGAATAAGACATTATATTATAGCATCAGGGTAGATgaatgagctagagtgatactgtacctcaaaaaaaaaaaaaactaccaggcTCTGTGGAACTCTTCAGTGGGTGTGGATGGAACCTCTTGTGCCTCAGAGCAGAAGGCAGATCACACACCCAGCCTAGAGGGCAGCAAGAGCTAAGTCCAtctctggggaatcaacctgtgGCTGGAAAAGAGGAGCTTAGATGGCTGTGTCTCCAGGCTGTGAAAGCCACTGCCTTGCCTGGTTTCCTCAGGAGATGTGGGAGGCCTCTGTTCTTCTCACAAGTAAGTACCTGCCTGGGGCACTGTACTTCCTGTGGGTCAGGCCTTGGGACAACCTGTGCCCATTGCCTTTGAGT
The genomic region above belongs to Jaculus jaculus isolate mJacJac1 chromosome 5, mJacJac1.mat.Y.cur, whole genome shotgun sequence and contains:
- the LOC123460773 gene encoding zinc finger protein 300-like, yielding MDSSPMIENLFMDFLHLFYSGTWAYMTKPELNFKLEHGFAPWNVARESVQCLPAVLKISQQTKPYERTPLQKIVFHMPHLTQNQKIHTSEKPYECNECGKAFYYKSAFTVHQRAHTGEKPYECNECGKAFSAKFTLTVHQRTHTGEKPYECNECGKAFSTKSKLTVHQRTHTGVKPYECKECGKIFHQKAKLTVHERAHINEKPY